The following are from one region of the Paenibacillus sp. KS-LC4 genome:
- a CDS encoding GntR family transcriptional regulator — protein MKTNEGWTEVAFNGRDPVYLQVVKFFKEQLVIGKMEAGQIIPSRRELGALLKINPNTAQKAYKEMEEQQLIVTEGNSPSRITMDENVLRAIRAELIGDAVEVFVASVRKIDVPVEELLELVKHKYTEDRQLEDGRQGGGAQHD, from the coding sequence ATGAAGACAAATGAAGGCTGGACGGAAGTCGCTTTCAATGGCCGTGACCCGGTCTACTTGCAGGTCGTGAAATTTTTCAAGGAGCAGCTGGTCATTGGGAAAATGGAAGCCGGACAAATCATCCCTTCACGAAGGGAGCTTGGTGCTCTTCTTAAGATTAATCCCAATACGGCACAGAAAGCCTATAAGGAAATGGAGGAGCAGCAGTTGATCGTAACAGAAGGAAACTCGCCAAGCCGGATTACTATGGACGAGAACGTATTGCGGGCCATTCGCGCAGAGCTGATTGGTGATGCTGTCGAGGTCTTCGTGGCCTCTGTCCGCAAAATTGACGTTCCGGTGGAGGAGCTGCTGGAGCTGGTCAAGCATAAATATACAGAGGATAGGCAGCTGGAGGACGGAAGGCAGGGGGGAGGCGCTCAGCATGATTGA